The DNA region GCACGGTGCTAGTGTGGGTTCAGGACAACTGCGGTTGGGGATTGGGTTTCGGGATCCCTACATTGTTTTCAGTGATTGGAATTATTGGATTCCTTGCCAGTATGAAGCTATACAGGTATCAGAAACCGGGAGGAAGCGCGCTTACTAGGATTTGCCAGGTTGTGGTTGCAATGACTCGCAAGATCAATGTTGATGTGCCGAATGATAGCTCTCTTCTGTATGAAATTCCAGGAAAGGAATCAGCAATTGTCGGGAGCAGGAAGCTGATGCACACTGATGGACTAAGGTTTGGTGAACACAATATTCCGTCCATCTAGTACTTTTCTCCATTCTAAATTTCAAAATCATATACATTTTCTCTATGGTTCTAATACTTTTGAATGATTGTGGTGTTCAGCTTCTTCGATCGAGCTGCCACCATCACTTCCTCTGATGAAAAGTTTCTTGACTCACCAAATCCATGGAAGCTTTGCACCGTTACCCAAGTGGAGGAGCTGAAGGTCTTGGCAAGAATGCTGCCTGTCCTTCTAGCTGGCATAATCTTTAACACAGCTGAAGCATTCTTCCCTCTGTTCATTGAACAAGGAGAGGTCATGGATAACCGCATCGATAGTTTCTTAATACCTCCCGCCTCTCTTACAGCCTTCAACTGCCTCTGCATTATCATCCTGGCCCCACTGTACAACAAGGTTCTCATGCCTATGGTGAGCAGGATCACTGGTACCAAGCGAGGGCTGTCGGAGCTACAACGCATCGGTGTTGGTATGGTTTTCGCAATCCTATCACTGTTTTCAGCTGCAATAGTTGAGATGGTGCGTCTAGACATCGCAAAGAAGAAAGATCTAGTGTCCCAGAGTGCTTTGGTTCCAATGAATATACTGTGGCAGGCACCACAATACTTCTTTGTAGGTGTGGCAAAGGTGTTTAGCGTGGTTGGTTTCATCGAATTCGCCTATGAGCAGTCACCAGATGCCATGAGAAGCTTATGCCAAGCTTGCTCTCTCATCATGGTCACACTTGGGAGCTACCTTGTGTCTGTTATGTTAAAGTTTATCAATTCAATAACAGAGGGAAGTGGGAGCCATGGCTGGATCCCAGTGAACCTCAACGAAGGGCGTCTTGATCAGTTATTCTGGTTGATGGCAGGATTGCATCTGCTGAACCTTCTTGCATTTACCTATTGTGCCATGAGGTACAAGCGCAAAATAGCTACATAAGTCTTGAGGGTAAGTAGGGTTGCTGAAGTACTATGTTAAGTTATGACATTTGTGCTATTTGCTATAAGAAATGTTCCGGAAAAAAGGTCTATTTTGAAATATTTAATGaactagtggaattggtttgaaAATTTACTCTTGCGTCAGGAGAGTCATTCATTGAAATTTTATTTGATCCCTTCTTGTCTTCATGAAAATTGAGTGCACGTTTTGTTCACTCCAGGTGTTTCACTAAAAGGCACATAACTTTCTTGCTTGTCTTCTGAAAAAAAAGAACAGGAATCTGGATATAAGTATGTATTATCAATCGCCTCGATTGCAGACTTGAACTACTGTTCAAACTATTTTAAAATATCATTCAAAATAAAAGATAAGTTTTGTAGGTTTACCTCAGGCATAGATCCAATGACCTTTACCTACTTGAATTAGTCATTTCTTCTACAACAACATGTTGGGGGAAATCTAATTTTCAGGAGGCATAAATACTAATTTGTGTGCAACACATAACAAAAAAGATTTCATGTTCTCAATATGCGCAGCAGAAAAGCAGAGCAAGGTGAACTTACTAATATCAGGAGAAAGCACAGAGGCAGCTGATGCATATCCCACCGTGTTCGCCTAGCAATAACGGTACAAAAGCAAAAGTAATCAAGAATAGggagtttcaaatccttagaaTCGTGTGGTTGGCAATGATGATGATATGAGGAGAATTAGAAATATAACGGACTTAGAAGGACTTATCAAATTAGAAATATAACGGACTTACAAGGACTTATCTCATGAGAAATCATAATAATACAGAGCGATGATGATGATATGAGGAGCATTACAAGGAGCCGTGAATTTTCACAAATACTTCAAAAGATTTGAACTAGCAAAGCAATATAATTTAAAATTTTCAAGAACAAATTAAAGTTGCTTGAAGTCAAATAGTTAGTTTGAGAACTATATTTCTTCCCAGCCAAAGTAATGTTGGCCCTACTGAACACTGGTGGGCCCTGTCATAATGGACTAGCCATATTCTTCTAGTGTAATACTCTCTCCTGCTCTGGTTAAACAAGTACAAAAGGACATGTGTAAATTACCAATGACTCCAGGCAGAAGTTAGCAGCACGCAACAAAGTTGACATGCAAAGTTGACATGCACGTACTGAAATGGAGTTTTCCCGGAAATAGTAGTCGCCATGATCCAAGCATCGAGTACAATATTTCTCAGCGTGACAGTTCTATGGGTCGGCAAGAAGACTCTTATTAACAGAAGTTCCCTTGATCTCCGAGACAAGCACGGGTCTATATTTTTGGAAACTTGATTCAGACAGCTTGAGATCGAGCCAAGCTGGTACAGCCCAAAAATGATTTCCCTAACTACTTGTGCAAGTACAATCAAGGAATCACCTTAATTATCCTGATTCCTGAATATCCGCTCCTTGTCATTCAGAATTCGAATGCAACTACAAAATACAATGATAGAAACACCTCCATTTTGAGGAATGAATATATGGATTTGACCTTACCATGCGCCAGCTGCTTGGTAAGGACTGCTGGCTACTGGTTCAAGATTGATGCTCAACAAACAATTAGCTAGGCTCATCCTTAGTCTGACACAGACAGGGAAAGCCTAAGCCCTCTTGCACACCGTTTGTCCTATCCACTCATTGATCATTTTCTTTTTTAGAAACAGGAGGGGTAGTGATCATTTTTTTTTGAGGAAACAGGAGAGGTTTTACCCCCTACTGATTATATATATTTAAATTGAAGAAACAGGGAAACAAGTCCGACAGCTACAAGTCAGGAAATAacgaaagaaaggaaaaaaataaacCAGAGATTACAAACGAATTTCTATCCATCGAACCATTCGAAGGGACTTATGCACTGGCGCACATAGTGCAGCCCGGGAAAGCTCGTGCTGAAGAAGATGCTGTGCTGCTGCTACAGAAGGAGGGCAGTTTCTGAAGATGAGATCATTCCTTGCCAAAGGTGTATTCTTTCCCTGTGACAATCTGGCAGTTACTGGTGCAAAAGGTGTATTCTTTTCATATCAAGTACTTGCTTTGTTTGCTCCTTTTAGTTAGGTATAAAACGTACAACTGTATCGCAGCCCATGACCAGAGTGCAGTGTTGTGAGAGGCTCCATGATCAGAAGCACAGCCACGTGGACACAACCAAAGCCAAAACGTCTTGTCTTTTTAGGTACTTCTTCTGCTTGCTCTTCTCAGTAGTGTCGCCTTTCGGTGTAGCATAACAAGTGTATCCCCATGAGGGGCTCCATGATCAGTGCAGGCTTGCGTGACAGACTGACAGGTGCAAGCCATAGAAGGCTCCATCACACTACTGGAAACCATCTTTTTCTGTGTGTGGCCAATTTCTTTGATGGTTTTTTGAGCACGCACAGAAAAATTCACATTTTCTTGTCGGTTTTGAAAGAACGCACAGGAAAATAACCGAATCCATAGGAAAATTCACATTACCTTGTCGGTTTTGAAAGAACGCATGAGGAAATAACCGAACCCACAAGAAAATTCACACATTTCCATGTCGCTTTTGAAAGAACACAGAGAGAAATAACCGAACCCATAGAAAAATATGCATTTTCTTGTCGTATAAGAAAGAACACACAGGGAAATAACTCAAACTCAAATGGAAATTATATATTTCGTATGGCAAGCTTATGGACCAAAAATATGTTGTCACGTCCATACATAGAATgttttttctaaatttagataTTATTGTAATGATTATGTGGTCATTTGGAGATAGAAGTTTGAATTGTCCCTACAAGATAATTGAATTTTTCATCAATCTCCAAGACATGAGCTAGAATGGAACTTATGATCCTGAATGTATTTTTGTGCAATTTTTCGAATCTATTGGAGGTACACATAGTTCAACTTGGGAGTACTTTTGATAAGCACATAGCAATTCATTGAAAAGATAGAAAATAGAAAATATGTTAAAACATTCTTGAAACTCCTACGTTGCAACTTGGATGTTGTCTATTACATGTAAAAAATGTATTGGTGTATATAAGGTAATTAATTTCGCAAGTTACTTAACAAGAGTGCCTTAATTAGTTAtttaaaaaatagaaaaaacaaTTTTTTTGCACAGCAAGCTGCACTGTAAATCCACAAATATTTATAGGAGGGTGAAGTTAAGGCTATGTCCAAATTTCAAGTATATATGAGGAAGAAAAGACTTTAAGGTGTATAAACTTCAAAGTTTGACTTAAGTTGTATGAACAAATGTGAGGAGTCCATCCATTTTGTGAACAATGTATACTCCAATTTTTGTAAAATCTTATGAAACTTTTATATCAAGCTTATCCATCCAGAAAATGGTTCTATTCAAATTTATAGAATTTTCTAAGAAGTTTTAGGTATTATTATCATTATTTTATAATAAGGTTCTAAATAAAAGTTTGAATTACTCCTAACAAATATATGGACTTTCCATCTATTTTTTGGATATGAGCTATTATGGAATAGAAGTCCTTAAGCTATGTTTTTGTGTAATTTTTTAAATATTATTTGTGATGCATTTAGTTCAAATTGTAGCTACTTTCAAAAAAACATGCGTAATTTCATTTAAACTATTATAATAGTAAATGAGTTCAACAATTATTGAAACTCCTACAATACAACTTATATGTAGTGTAATATATATTAAAAATGCATTTGTATATATAATATTTTAGATCACTTTTGTGCAATTATTTGTTTGTTGATGCCTTGATGGTATCCACATGGAACTGCTGCAATATTCAGACTACAAATATTATATGCACAATGTACCTCCAACTTATTTCTGCTTTGGAAATTTAGACATGCATGTTTCTTAATAGGTAGTTACAACCTCATCTTATGTCTGGTGTTTCACATTCTTCTGCAGTTAATCAGCTATTTTGAATGTTAGGATGGTAATACTTTTGGATTGGCTTGCCTAAGGCATATGGTCTTCTACTAAAAAACAATGCAGGGATACAGGAGTCTGAATACAGGGCCCGCTCCTCCTAGCCAGTGGGATTTCGTGTCAGATAAACAGATGATGCAAGAAGAACAACCATTACAAGTATATTAACTGTGCCTTCTATTATGTCACTTCGTAGTTTTTATAGTTTTGAGCACAATCTATTATGCATGATAATTGATAGTTAGGAACTaaatcttttctttttcatttttACATGTGTATTATAGTAGTGATGAGGGGTTTCTACACACAGAGATGCATCTGTATATTATCTCTGGTATGCTGTATCTAATGGTCAAGTTTTGATGCCTTGTAATTAAGCTATTTTTATGATCAAGTTATGATGTGTAATTACTGGACTATTCTATGAAAGGTTCAGATTTTATTTGAGGTAACTAGTCTTGAAGATAATTTTACCTGTCAGCTAGTGAATAATTACCATTTTGGAATGACATCACATTGGCAAGGGTTAACATATTTTTCCAGTCGGTAGCGAAAGGTGGTAGAATGAAAATTGTTCATGCTGTTGTAAATTGATAGGGAAATGTATTTTCCTGATGGTAGATAATTTATTCTCTGTCGGGTTCTCTTGACAGGGAAAACTTTTTTAAACCTAACGAAGAGCATTTCCTTGAGGGTAGGAAACGGACAGGGAATTAAAAACCCGACAGGCAAATTCTATTTCCCTGTCGGCAAATTTATTTTCCTGTCGGTAATTTGTATTTTTCTATCGGTTTCTAACCGATAGGGATATTCCGGTGTCAGTGAAGCAAAAGGATGAACAGGAGAAGCcgtctcttcttcctcttctcccaatacatctcaactCCCATGTACTAGTCCATCAACTGTGCTGGACGTGGATTAATAGTTTTGAGCGATATAATATTAGAATTTCACTAAAATATTGGGGCTCATTGGTAATAATCAAGATTGCTTACCTTAGTTCTCCTCTCACCTGTTAAAAATTCAACATAATTTTTTGTATAGATACGTGCTTATCTTTATCCTGCTACTGTAGACTTTAATTAGCTATTGCTCTATACATTATGTGTTTTGACATAAGATTTTTGAACCCTTCGTTTGAGCAAGCTATGTATTTAATATTTATAGTCTGAATATTTAATATTTATAGTTTGAGAAAGCTTTTTGCATATGCTTGCATACAAGTTCGTTCTACATAGTGAGGGGAGAATGGGGTGAAGACACTACATATATACATTAAGTTTAGTGCATATCGTGTGTGTATGGGTGTGTGTCGTTGTGGGGTGGGGGAGGAGAGGGGTTGCGCATGTGCTACCACTATGGGCTCAAGGAAGGAGGAGTCCTAGCTGCGCCATGATTgcgatggaggaggccgaaagCCAACCGCCTGATGGATGCATGTGGACCGAGGATGCATTGTAATCGGTAATTGAGTGAGTGAATAATGTTCTAAACTAGGGTCATTTTTGAAACAAAGTTTATCCTAATATATATATGGAAAAGAGTAAAAAGTAATACGGGCTATAATCAATTTCTACAAAGGTGACAGATCATACTATTGTCTGACACCTCAAATTTGAAGTGGCGGACGATAATGAAGCTCGCCACCTTTACCAATCAATGATGATGGGCATTCGGTTGGGCCTTGTTAATGTACATCACTACTTTGATCAGTAGTGAATTACTTCAACCCATAAAGCCTTAAAAAGGCTGCCTCCATCTCTATACATTGGATTTTCAATCTTGAAAGGTCCACCACTTGCTCCCATAGTGTCACCCCAACTCGTTCTGCAGTACCAAATTAAAGGAAAACAATGACAACTGCTTTTGAATGATGCCACCTGGTCTGTTCTCTGCTTGGTGAGCAGAAGTAGGTATTGCTGATCGGCGGTGAGATAGAGGAAGATGCGGGGGCACGTTAGTCAGGGCCATCGCTGGGGCAGGGCGAGCAGAGCGACCGACCTGGGCCCCCAAAATCTAGGGGCCCCCACCTATATagtgtatatgtatatgtatactTAGTGGGCCATGGAAGGTTTGATCAATTTCAGCTTATGGGCCTTGCCTAAGTCTAATTGGCTAGCGCCCAGCAGGAGAGGGACGCCCGCACCCACATCAACTCATCGAGCCGGCAACTTCTCGGCTTGTTGCGAGTAGCGTGATCAATCTACTACTtacctgctgctgccgccgccgccggggggtCCGGCCATCCGCGGCACGCAGGACCAAGACGCCGTCACGCTGTTTCCGCGACTCCGCCGTAACTCGTCAAGGGGCCCAGCGGTGATTTTCCAGAGAGAAAGACGACACATTCAATCAACAAACACAGGGTATGTTAACTCCAATTTTATGCAGCTGAAATTCTCATAAATTTTAAACTATAGTTTGGCCAATAATGTGAtggttttttttttcaattatCAGTTTGGGCTAGATCTGTCATGACTCAACAAAGGTTAAACGGTTTGGCAACTTTATGCATCCAGAAGAAATTACTTGATGAGATTGATATTGATACCATCATGGACCACTTCGCATCTAAAAGTGTTCGAAGAAACATTTTAAGGTAATATGTATCGTGTGACATATGGATATTGCTTTTGGATGCACTTTTATGTATTTATTTGGCCGAATTTCTCATATATACATATAAATATAGAATATTATTTAGATGTTAAGGGGTTAGGGTCCACTTTTTAGCCTCGCCCCGGGCCACCGAAACCTCAGCTTCTACAGTGGTGCTGGTCTTGTCGCCGCATAGGACaattgggagatgagaaagacACCCACACGGGCAGGTCCTTAGTGACCAAGTGGAAAACTGCGGCACCCGCAGAGTGGCGCAACGGTGGTGTAAGGGAAGAAAAATTAAAGAGGGACCGTGAGAGGTGAGACAGGTAAGAGATGGATGCTTTCGCCCTTTTATTCGACCCATACAATGCAAGAACTTTCCTCGATGCGATGCACGTGCCCGTGCCGACGTGCGATTGGCTCATTTGCCGAGGTATAAACTGTGAAAAGCCGGCCATTGCTGCGGCATGTGACGAGTCTTTGCTTGCGAGTCCATATTCTCTCGAGATCCCCGAGTTTGTTCCCTGCAGCACGGCGTTCTCGTCGTaaagctcgccggcggcggcagggtcGGTGCCATTGCGCCCGCTGCCGGCAGCAGCTCATGGCAGACGAGGAACGGCGGAGCCGGCCTCGTGGAAGCCATAGTGCTAGGTCCCTGCTTGCTTTCTTGGGGCCAGGCCCAGGTGGCAGCAGCGAGGAGATGTCGTCGACCGGTACCACCTGCTGCACGTACAGCTTCGCCGTGGAGGTCGAAGACGGAGCTCCACAGGCTCAGCGCTCGTCGCCAGTGATCTGCAAAGACTACACCATGGCGGaggccgccgtccacctcactGTTGTCGCCGGTGGCCAGCCGGTAATTTCTGTTTCCAACTCCCTTTTCAGTTTTGCTTGGGAGACTAGTAGTATACCCGTATAGGGGATGACGTGGTATCAAGTCATTGTCTGGTGATATGGCGTGCGAAAAGCCACCCAAACTAAGTTTTTGTTCCAAATTTGGTCCGGCGTTTCAAGTTTGCTGCAGTTACTTATTTTGTTTTTAAAAAAGTAATGGCGGCGTTTGTTACAAAGTAGAGGAGTTTGATAGCAATGCCTTCATTTTACCATTAGGCTCCGTTTGGAtccttggaattgaattccattctaata from Panicum hallii strain FIL2 chromosome 9, PHallii_v3.1, whole genome shotgun sequence includes:
- the LOC112876685 gene encoding protein NRT1/ PTR FAMILY 8.3-like isoform X2 translates to MKGSSISEEELGGLLPLLHGSLLQDYASISYTCNGSVDIRGNPASKNHTGKWRACYSILGGEFCGALAYYGVGTNLVSYLTKVQQQSNVAAASNIASWQGTCYLSPLLGAFLADSYWGRHRTIVISLTTFTIGMILLTLSAIAPASIHPVVISLQHALPFLGLFLTALGLGGIWPCVPTFGADQFDDTDGAEKVQKEIYYNWYYFAVNGGFFFASTVLVWVQDNCGWGLGFGIPTLFSVIGIIGFLASMKLYRYQKPGGSALTRICQVVVAMTRKINVDVPNDSSLLYEIPGKESAIVGSRKLMHTDGLSFFDRAATITSSDEKFLDSPNPWKLCTVTQVEELKVLARMLPVLLAGIIFNTAEAFFPLFIEQGEVMDNRIDSFLIPPASLTAFNCLCIIILAPLYNKVLMPMVSRITGTKRGLSELQRIGVGMVFAILSLFSAAIVEMVRLDIAKKKDLVSQSALVPMNILWQAPQYFFVGVAKVFSVVGFIEFAYEQSPDAMRSLCQACSLIMVTLGSYLVSVMLKFINSITEGSGSHGWIPVNLNEGRLDQLFWLMAGLHLLNLLAFTYCAMRYKRKIAT
- the LOC112876685 gene encoding protein NRT1/ PTR FAMILY 8.3-like isoform X1 — its product is MAAFLRSSFLSAEEVFSGCLLVAGDLQPPRGSGGSHHGSNSDPLMSPDYASISYTCNGSVDIRGNPASKNHTGKWRACYSILGGEFCGALAYYGVGTNLVSYLTKVQQQSNVAAASNIASWQGTCYLSPLLGAFLADSYWGRHRTIVISLTTFTIGMILLTLSAIAPASIHPVVISLQHALPFLGLFLTALGLGGIWPCVPTFGADQFDDTDGAEKVQKEIYYNWYYFAVNGGFFFASTVLVWVQDNCGWGLGFGIPTLFSVIGIIGFLASMKLYRYQKPGGSALTRICQVVVAMTRKINVDVPNDSSLLYEIPGKESAIVGSRKLMHTDGLSFFDRAATITSSDEKFLDSPNPWKLCTVTQVEELKVLARMLPVLLAGIIFNTAEAFFPLFIEQGEVMDNRIDSFLIPPASLTAFNCLCIIILAPLYNKVLMPMVSRITGTKRGLSELQRIGVGMVFAILSLFSAAIVEMVRLDIAKKKDLVSQSALVPMNILWQAPQYFFVGVAKVFSVVGFIEFAYEQSPDAMRSLCQACSLIMVTLGSYLVSVMLKFINSITEGSGSHGWIPVNLNEGRLDQLFWLMAGLHLLNLLAFTYCAMRYKRKIAT